A segment of the Trifolium pratense cultivar HEN17-A07 linkage group LG7, ARS_RC_1.1, whole genome shotgun sequence genome:
AGTTGTTGTAAATTTGCATTCACTGAATGAGCCAATTTGCATACTCCTGTAAAATCCCTTTATGATAATGTGCCTGTCTTTGGACTTCCCATTTAATCATAGAGTGAAATCAATCATTTCTAGCTCACTCTCAGAATTCTACATTCAGTTTGCTTCCTACAAGATCTTTGATATACTCCTTAACTCAATGACACTTTATGATGTCATTATTGCGAAAAATTCTACTAGATCGTAGGAAATGATGAGTGCCGTATAATTTCCACTACATCATAATCTTGCAAAACTCCTGATTAATGTAAGTATTTTAAAcatattctttaaatttttatcgTATCTGAcgtataaaaatttgtttttgcatttataagtacataaaaagtaaaaaccacaaaaaaaattgcatataaaaaaaaaaaaccacaacgAGCTCCGtgtaaaatgtaaataattaataaatttttgcatataaaataaaaaagatattatATAGAAATAcactaatattatattttaaaaatatccacaaatttttaaaattttatcatatcGTGTCATAAACATATTCTCCACTACATCATAGTCCTTCGAAAcctaagtttaaaaaaaaaattaaaaattgaagataACGGCATCATAGTCCTTCGAAACCCAAgttattaactatttttttatatgaattaggacaaaacttacatgcatttccttacatgcatttcttacttttcctctcacaaagaggtagttttttttattaaaaaataattttcttttattttttcaaaatgaaaaaacacaaataaccacctctttgtgagtggaaaagtaagaaacaaaataaaacaaaaaagaaaaaagaaacgcGAAAAGAATCTTAAATTAGGTAATAAAGCTATTCTCAAAAATATCCattaacttatttattggtttcCCTCttttggtaacaaaaaaaaaaacttatttattagtTTCATATTAGTCTCTTAACTAATTAATGTTACAAATTAGTCTCTTAACTAATTAAGTTGTAAATTGATCCATTAACTTTAATTATGTTTATCCTATTGTTTATTtcagttaattttttaaaacaaacatTAACTTTATCTTCAATCCAGACGTCTAAAATCATAATCATATTCGTTAGCATGCCCAACAATATTACTCATAAAATCAGGAATTAATTGGGACggaaatttgaaataaatagttGTTGAAATCTGTTTTTGGTCAAGAAAGTTGCTGAAATCTTTTAGaagattaatatatttttttttaaagcaagatttattaaattttgaaatatttatatgataattttttttaatcaaatcaaataattaccGTTCCAATAATAATGAATCTAGCCAATGAcctattaaaaacaaaaaagcaatATGGTCTGATGACTCTGATTGTAttagtttctacaaaaaaattgaaaaatccaataaaaataataattttatctgactttatttattattttttttataataatttaatttgagtTTAAATAATTGGACGAATTTCCAATTTTTAGAAGCGCAACCAGAAGAGCAGACAGACGACCAGACCAGGGTTTCATTCTCTTTCGATCGAACCCCTGCCGGTCGGTGATGGGTCGCCCACCCAGTAACGGAGGCCCCGCCTTCCGTTTCACCCAGCCTgaggtattattattattattattcaattcCACTCTCACTTCACATTctatctcttttttcttttaatctcAGCGCTCATAACTGCTTGATTGATTGTAATGCAAATACTTTATGGTTTTGGTTTCAAGATACTCAATACTTTGTTTATGTTTGATGCTGCTGAAAATATATGCTTCAAGTTCAAGTATTTTGAAAGTGGTGTCATGTGatcttaaataaattttgagatAGGTCGGGTCAACTTACACCTTTAAAGCATGGAATCCTAATCACTAATCATATACTATAGTGGTTATTGTTTTTACATGTTTTGCCCATTGCTGCATGTCTTTAGCTCAGAAATGGATTGCATTGCATGTATTCACCCATTTTTCTATCGCGGATCTGGGCTATCTAATCAATATTAGAATGGTCCACACTCTAACTTCAGTGTTTTAAATTCCTACCCTATGTTTCAAGCcgattacatatttttttttttattcaactccATTGGTGTTTTAGATTATATGAGAAGAGAAATAATAAGAAATTCATTTCAGGAAGAACTTGGTTTGAATGGTCTGTACTGTTTACGAATTCTGCTACCAGCTTCAAGCTAGGTGTAATTATGTTTCAAACTTTTGCAATTCAGTTGTTTCATTTCATCCTTGCAAACTGAAAATAATGTACCGACTGTTTTCAATTCCACTGTAAATCATCATACTTCACATCCATACTTATTAATTTGCAGACTAGGTCACCCTCAAGGTGCCTATTGTTTCTAATGTTTGTAAATGTCCATTGCAAATTAAAGCAccattggttttttttttttttttttgcttgctGAATGGGTAAATCTCACAGGCTACCTTCTCGTCGTTCTACCTCGGTTTAAAATCCATCTCTTGAATTCATTTTCAGTGAATTATTGGGACCAGCACCTACTAAATCAGTTGGGGGATATTCCTACTCTGTTACCTTTGTTAATGCATTTAGTTGTTTCACTTGGATTTATTTTCTGTTATCCAAATAAGAGACACTTGGTGTGTTCCAGAAGCTTAAATCCTTATAGAATTGCAATTACATCAAAAAATTATGGCAGTTAAAAAAGATTGGGGAACGGGGAGGAGAATTTTGGCCTTTCCAACATACCTATCTAACCTAGGAAATGTCCATAGACTATTTTGTTCTCACACTCATCACCAAATTAgtgttttttagtgtaaaacaCAGACACATATCTGACAGGCCTATCCCTTTTATCCCAATTAAATTTTGGAACCATGCCTTTCAAATAATAAAGGATACAAATAATAAGTTAGATAATTGCACATTTATGGTCTACTCTTCAAATAATAAAGGATACAAATGTCGTCGTGCTGATGGCagaatttatatttcaaaagatGTACTTTTTAATGAAACCTTATTCCCTTATTCCAATCCTCTTAGGCCCTCCTATTTCACATTTTCACTACCTTAAGCATATAATCATCCTTTCCTAATTTTTCTGCACCAGTGGTTTCCCCAAGATCAAAATATTGTGTTGTCAAACTTAGAATTAAGCTCACATATACTCCTCACTGCTTTAAAACCAACTTGAACAGATTAAATTCAATATATACCACACTAGAGAGAGGCTATGCAATCTGAATATGATGCACTATTTGCTAATCTAACCTGAATCTTGATTCCTTTACCCGATAATAAGACATTGTGTGCAAATGGGTTTTTTGTGTAAAAGAAAACACAGATGGTTCATCTTAGAAATAGAAGTACTGAATTATAGTATTGTTGCCTAGCCCTATCTACTTTTGAACTCGTATGGATATAATCCCTGTTGAAAGAATTACATTTATCATAGTACAATTTCACTTATTCACAATCAAATGTTTCACTGTTGTAAAAAGCATTTGGAGCTTGATCTCTAATTTGTTAGGGAAAATGTGATGAATAAGACCCTTGTTGTCAGTCATATAACGACCCTGAGTTTGTAAGGTGGAACAATAGAGTATGTGCTATAATGTGTAAGTGTTGGTTTATAGGAGGACAACTGCTAATTTGGACCGCTTTCAAGTAGCCAGGCAGTTGTAGATTCAGTTAGTAGCTTGGTTTTATAAATACTTCACTTGTATTCAGATTGATCATATTGAATAATATTCAGATTCATTACATGTTTAGTTTCTCTAATTTTAGTTTATCTGAAACTTTACTATTATTTGTTTACTTGGATTCTCCATTGTTCTTCTTAGACTCTACACTTCTGTTCAGCACATCTTGGGTGCCCCGTTTCTTCCCAGTTAGTGTGTCTTGATTTTCTGGCCATTTCTTTCTAGTTCTCTTCGTCTCATCTATCATACCTTCATCGTATTTGTCCACTTAGCTCACAAGTGGTACCAACCTCTGTCACCACCTCAATGTGGTTGTTGGCTCTCTTGGGTTCTGTTTGGCTCCTCTATCAGATACTTTTCGGATTTATTGTAttgcttgtttctttttcaGTATTTGTCACACAATTTTTTACTCTCTGATGGATCATATCAGTTGCTTCTATTTCCCGCCAATGACTCATTTCCCATAGATGAATCGTATTAGCGGTGTCTCCTTTTTCCGTCAATGTTCATTAGGTCATTCATCTGTGGTTTATGACTCAAACTAGCTCAGCTCTCTCTGTCTAGATTCTCTGGTCACTTCATGTTTCCTAAGCTCCCTCACCCCGTCTCTGTCTCACAAGCAGTTGTCAGACTTAGTTTCTAATATAACCCCTCACTAACCATTATCATATTCAAAGTCGTTATTGTTTATTTTCGCTTTTTATCTAATATAACTTCACAATTCCAATGACAGATTTCTTTCTTCCAAAAACTACTTTTTATCTGTATAGGTGACAGAAATGGAAGCTATTCTTTCAGATCACAACAATGCAATGCCAGCAAAAGATGTTCTTGATGCTCTTGCAGACAAGTTCAGGTGTGTCACAGTACATATGATTATTTTTAGTATTGTATGAGTAGAATTTAATATGCTCCTGAAAAGTGGAATTAAATTTGTGattctgttttttgttttagtgaATCACCCAACCGTAAAGGCAAGATTACAGTACAGATGAAACAGGTAAGACTGCTTTATTTTATTACCGACGAGGAATCTTTTGCCCTCCACCTTCTTAGTTTTCCATTTCATTATAGGTATGGAATTGGTTTCAAAATAAGCGATATGCGATAAGGGCCAAGTCTAGTAAGACTCCTGCAAAGTTAAATATCACGCCCATGCCTCGGGTTGATTTGGCCCCAGGAAGGATTATGGCTCAACCAACAGCTTCTCCTATTCCTGCTCCTTCAGCTTCAGGTAGAATGTTGCTTTTAGGTGCTTAAAGTCATTTGTTTTACTTGAATTCATATTCACACTTATCTGTTagtgtatttttcttttgaaaatttaatcaTGTATTCTTCTAAGATCTTATACCATGTCACCGTGTTGTTTCTTGGATTTCTCCGAGAGTTGattgtgctattttttttttctttctaatttgtTTAGCTTACCATACATAGCCTATAGGGCGAGATGTATATGTGCTCAGTTACATTTTGTTTATAGTTTGAACTTGCAGTGCAGTATGAGTACGGTCAAAAgtatttttgttacaattaaGATCTTTGTCTCCACAACCTTATGTTccacttttattttcattatcatTAACTTCTATGCttattacaataataatggAAAATAGGATAATATCATTAAGGGTTGAAAGGGTAACAGATACTGTATGATACTAAAGTCAGTGTGTCCGTAATAGCAATGTAGTCATGTTTGTGCCCTGGGTCGTAGGGCCGTCCGACCTTGCGTGCCACAACACCTCAACCGTGCTTCGACTTTTCACAAATATCCTGGTTTTCTGGCCAGATCTACATTTTCTGGCGGCATCTGCTTGCGTGTACATGTTTGTGGAGGAGAAGATGGGTCAAATTAGGATAAAATAGAAGACTACTTCTCTGGGCCTTAAAGCCCAATGCAGAAAAGTTGACTTACTGGgtcaaataaattatatgaCATACTAATAACATGCCGTTTATATACTGGACTATACCAATAGCATAAttaaatacagatttgtcattagaaaaaaaaaagacaattaaattaaaataatattattttgtaataataGAACCataaatgtttcaaaaaaataaaataatagaaccataaatgaatagtaaaataataatagcAATATAAACTAATTGTAAAATAATTGTGTCTGTGTGTGTATATATGTGAAGTTATAATTTTACCCTTGAGTAGGATATTACGAATCGTGTTACAACCCTCGTCTTTACGATCCTTCACCAGCCTACCGATCCTACTTAGGTTCTCATGTTTGACTACATTGCGTAATAGAACTGGACCAGAATCAGGTAAATGGTGTAATCTTTATATCTACAACAACCAATCTCTTGGAGTTATCAGGATGAATCTGAGCATAGATCGAGAATGGATACAGAAGAATTTGGGCTTACTGAATGCTATGTGCTAACTAAATGCTTACTGCTagcttttatttatattagtaaTTAGTGGTTTCCATAGATTCTCCTAATTAGAGGTTTGTCAAAGAATTTGGGCTTAGGCCTAACTCAATCCCAAAAACTGGCTTGTATGGTGAGGACTGCCCAAGCCTTATAAGCACCGTTTAGGCAATGTGGGGAAAAATGTAAAGCCTCATACTTAGCATAATAAAGGTGCTGGAGGCTGCAACGAAGGTCGATTTTCCAACAGTATGCTAAATGTGTATTGAGACTTGTCTAGATGTTAATCATAGGCTGTGGCTGATCTTGCCCCCAAATTGTATATCTATGAACACAGTATTTTGCTATCATTTTTTAGTGAAAATGTTAATATATGAAGTACATTACTTTTGGGCGGTTTATCCCTTATTTCGGGTGGTACATTACTGCTTTATATTTTCAATTGTCTATGAAAAAATCGTAATCAGGAAAAAGGTCCCGCTTTTCATTGTGGATGTTCTTATGCTCTGATTTCATTTAATTACATACATACATTACTTTCATTTTGTTCTCTACTCAGCTCAAACAACAGCAAAAGTAGCTCCTGAAAATTCGGTTATGGAATTTGAAGCTAAATCTGGAAGGGATGGAGCATGGTCAATATTTCTTCTTTAATCATGTTTAGGTTATTCTTTTGTATATTTgtcttaattaattttcattagCGGACCTGATTTctggtctttttttttgttaggtaTGATGTGGCTAACTTTCTATCATACAGACATTTGGAGAGTAGTGACCCGGTAATATCAACATGAGATTATCTCCATCTTAAGTTACCAAAAGAATCTGAGGCTTTTTGATATGGTTTTAAGTTGTCATTTGTTCTGATAGTATTCCAATCAAGTTAGTCAAAATTGAGATCCTGGCATCCTGTCTAACATCGGGGAGGGGTTCCAAGATCATAAATTAATGAcaattttttcttaatgttCACATTTTAATGTTTGATATAACTGTTTTCTGGTATAGTGGCCATCAAATGTACTTGATGTTTTGATTCCATATTTTCTTTAAAGAAGTATAATGGAATGGTCATGGACAAttttacttgtaaaaaaatttaactagATTTGATTCTCACTTCTCAGTTTCCGGTCATTTATTGTGATTCATGGTGCAATAGTTGTCTTGAGTTTTGCCGTCAATTATTTTGTGCGAAACCTGAACAGCGTTTCTTGACTGTTGTGAACCTCATCTTTCTCCATGTTTCAGGAAGTGCTAGTGCGTTTTCCTGAACAGCGTTTCTTGACTGTTGTGAACCTCATCTTTCTCCATGTTTCAGGAAGTGCTAGTGCGTTTTGCTGGTTTTGGATCCGAGGAAGATGAATGGATTAATGTGCAAAAAAATGTCAGGCCGCGCTCTCTTCCATGTGAATCATCAGAATGTGTCGCAGTGCTCCCTGGTGATCTCATACTTTGTTTTCAGGTTGGGATGTGTCATAATAAGTGAATTTGTTCATGGAAATTTGTCAACTCTATAAATTTTGcttttagaaaaaattatttttcttaccATTTATTGTTTTTGACACTAAAGGAGGGTAAAGAACAAGCTCTTTACTTTGATGCCCATGTCCTTGATGCTCAAAGACGGAGGCATGATGTAAGAGGTTGTCGTTGTAGATTTTTGGTTCGCTATGATCACGATCAGTCTGAGGTATTAATATTCAATAAGACTGCCCTCTTGGATTTATATCTTTTATGTTTGATTGTTACATTGATTTTTGGTTTAAATTTACAAGATTTTAGTCCTTATAGTTTCCACTTATTCCAGTTTTGTTCCccgtgtttttaattttttttatatcagtccttatttttttctcatttatttggATTTTGTTTCCTGATTTTAAGGTGcaaatatttatgttttaatATCCCCActtatctttatttttcgtATCAAGTTGGTTTTTTTATGTCAAGTTAGTCTTTGATGTTTAAGGAAAAAAGTCctttatgttttaaaatgtCAACAATGCTTGACCAAACTTCATTCTTCATCTAGTAGTAAAGCCATTATAGCAAACTGATATAGTTTAAAGTACAAGCACTAATACGTTTAAATAGGTtattctaacctaatgggcCTGGTAAATAggtcaaataaaattattactaataatTACAAATATTCACTATTTACAACACTCTCCCTATCTATCCTTCCTAGCTTGGAAACATTCCTTTTTGTTGTAAATAATGGATTTTTATAGTAGTAATTATTAATAGTAATTTGTATTTGCCCCATTAGTCCATTAGTTAGATTCATTAGGTTTTAATAACCTATTTAAACCAATTAGTGCTTGTACTTAATAACTTTGAAAtatatatcaaatcaaatattatttctaTAACCAGCATTAGAGCTCCCGATTTAAGGGGGGCCTTGCGTTCGCATAAACCCTAGCCTCCTTAATTGTGGCTTGGTCTGGCTGCTTCTTGCAGTACCCATCCTTTCGGTTTGGCGCCAGAAACAGCATCAGCTACTCAAAGACAACAATGTTGCACGATGTTGCATAATTTGTTTTTAGCACTACCTGGAGTAGCTGATGCTGTTTCTGCATTTTCTGGAGTAGATGGGCCTGCACAATTTGCAACTGGATCTCATGTTCCCGTTGCGGATCTAACATTTTTCCGTCAGTCATTTCCTTACGCAGGAAATGCAGAATGATGACCACAAAATGTTGACCTAAATGATTTATGACTGGACTTCTTTACTCTATTTCTTCACAATCATGTCATTTGAAAGAGACATTATCTCATTCATTACAAAATTTTAACAACAACTTCTATTAAAGGGCACTTGAAGTGCCGGCCCAAGCATAAGGCAGCCCAAGCCCTAGCTTTAGGCctcacaaaaaaattaatttttttaatgccCATTAGGCCTCCAAATCATTTTGCGTATGTTATATATAGGCCTCACGTCCAAAACTCATCAAGAAGATCGCGTAGCTCAGTTGGCGCGGAGGCTTGTTATCACAGAGAGGTTGAGCGGGTTCAACTCCTGCTCCAGAAAGtggtttattttttcttattttatccatttttatttgttgtggTTCTCTTCGAACTATAATGGCTTTACTACTACTTTTATAATATACTCtacttgttatatttttttaacttaaataaaaaagatcATCTACGCTATtatataatgtattttttttattttttttatcaattattttctattattatgtttacttatctaaaaaaaataaaaaaatataatttgttttaataaatataaatattaagtagctttttacccaaaaaaatatttttatttatttttgtacaatcaattttttattttttaaaaaataaaaggccttattttaatgtttgcttTGGGCCACACAATATATTGGGCCGGCCCTGAGCACTTCTTTGACGTGTTTTGTTATTTCACATATTCTGTGGTTTTGCAGGAAATTGTGCCGCTTAGGAAGGTTTGTCGGAGGCCTGAAACTGATTACAGATTACATCAACTTCATGCCGTTAATGATGCAGCGCCTGCGGATCAGCAGAAAATTAGCTTAGATCATCCAACAAATGTTCATGGCATTAGGGTTATTAGTTCTTCTGAAACAGTACAAAAGCAGCAGCAGCAGATTGCAAATATTCATATAGTAACACCAGTCTTGCAAACAAATGTTTCTATACCAAAACCACCACCACAAAGTATGAATGTGGATCCAATGAAAGCTGAAACAAAAGCTGATGTTCAAGCTGGAATTTCTGTCCCTCCAGGCTTTGCCCCATTGGCTGTCCCTCCAGGCTTTGCCCCATTGGCTGCCGGCATCATTACTACTGGCAGTATTACTTCTAGCATTATTCCTGAAGTCTCCACTCAGAACAAGGCTGAAGGGAAGTAGCTTGAATATGATTCGTTAAGTCTTCTGCCTTATGTGAGGATCATTTTTCAAACCTCTTGATAGAATTTGGCATATGCCTTTTCAAACAACTAACTAGTTGGATAGCTTTTCTTTTGCACAAAATGCTTGTACATGAGCTTTTTGCATCTGAACTATGAGGTGCTAGAATTACACTCACCTCGTcttttatttatggtaaaatatatattatcctCTTTAAAGTAGTATCAGTATGTATGAATTAcactttaatatattttaatagaaaCGCATTTTCTaatgacttaaaatcattaataatacatttgaATTAATACCCtacctatgaaaaaaaaataggggtGGGGGTGAAAAAGTTGAAGCCACAcatctaatatattaaaattgattacaaCAAAATTTACTTATGAGTCCGGATCCGTTGACAGGTGTCAAAATTTAGTTTGACACCTAATCTCAActatatatttcttttaatcaaaGGCTATCATGTTTTCTAAATTAACTGTAGTATCTATTTAGTGAGCATACCGAGTTTCTTACTCTTTTTACAATAACAAGCATACTTGacatactttttattttttcctggATACTTATCCTTGCTTCTATAAATTTTATAACGATTCACCACATTCAATTGTTGGTTGATTCCGCATGTTGCAACCTATGCAGACAATATAATTCATGAAAATTGATCACAATTTGGGGGAGATGGTGATTATAGGGTATTTGGATGGGTTTGTTTCAATCGGTAATTTTTATACTATATGAATTGAGTTTTGAAATTGAGATCGGTGAAAagaaatatgattttaatatcCAGCcgcattgaatttcaaaaaataattttaatgatCACATAGAAAATCCTTTAAATAGTGGGCAaggctaacatgcacaagtgaaGAAAGTCCTCCACGGTGCACAAGTTAGTAATtatactataacgaatacgaattttacaaaattcactgttggatggaaagtttatatcgtatagatcatctgtaaaaaatttgaaaaaaaattgaaaatcatttgatatgttattgagacccatcaagattaacggtttatggttTTTTATTAACTACCGTTAATATTGGTGGGtctcaatgacatatcaaatgattttcaatttttttcaaaattttcatggatgatctatagtatataaactttcaatctaacggtgaattttgtaaaattcatatttgttATAGTATAATTGCTAACTGTGGAGGACTTTCtctgcatgttagacaaagccttaAATAGTTATCTTTAATGGGATGAATTAGGACTGAGGAGGTGGGTAGGTGGCTGTGTCATTGAGAACTTTGAGATCAGCCATAGAAAACATTTCAAACTTTGTTGGTTGATGTGATGGAGAAGAAAAATCAAAGTGTGCCGATTAGGTATAGACCATGAGAACAAATCACAAAAGTTTTTCCATCAAATAATTAGGACCGACAGATTAAAAATAGTAGACGTTTGAGATTTGATGTCAAATCTGGTGTCAACGTTtgagattaaaaatatatatatatatttttaatatgagaatgatttcttcaaaaaaataaataaactagtATAGCTTACCCGTGCATTTGcacgggttaatgttcaatgaaaaatatagatatttttttgacacatgaaaaatatggattattaaattttcaatattttgtggtttttttaattatttttaaaattaattttatatttaatgtaataatttatttaaatatgataaatgatccaaattttggagattttaaggagaaatggtagaacggagagtgatactccactccccgttcccaacccacatgttcgtatatttgttcttttatttttataaaaaaagtcattaagcaaaaactaatctaacggttaatatatattagttcttaatcgtcatctctctcctttagacatttgttttcttatgGAGTATTTTAGcccatgtccccgtgtgaaaaaatttcacatttgtgtaatgaacagtggaattatttgtcatttgcttgacacaaaaaaaatttatatcatttttttatgcatatctcatttgttaatggtgcaaattttaaaaaatttatctatttgtttatcttacagtgatgtttggaaaataaaaacaaagtaatacatgatattattacttttaattctttccttttttatatataaaattattgttagtttccttactttcaattgatatttatcgtattttttatataataaaatctacaaatgtatgtcacaccccgtgtaagttattttttgcttaatacctccatgtagattatttttttatcaataccccgtattgtaatattatgtttggtataaatcactatgtaacttttttttattaataaaattaataaaataataaaatagaaaaataatctatgaagtcaattacttcattcattttatatttcagacaatcacaccattttctctgttcgataagtatgaagtttaagaataaatttttttgtgaacaattaaattactatttttattttttttatattccttttaaggtgagtatttttgttcagagattcttaagccttcaattttgttttgaaacatattaagccttcaa
Coding sequences within it:
- the LOC123895295 gene encoding protein SAWADEE HOMEODOMAIN HOMOLOG 2, encoding MGRPPSNGGPAFRFTQPEVTEMEAILSDHNNAMPAKDVLDALADKFSESPNRKGKITVQMKQVWNWFQNKRYAIRAKSSKTPAKLNITPMPRVDLAPGRIMAQPTASPIPAPSASAQTTAKVAPENSVMEFEAKSGRDGAWYDVANFLSYRHLESSDPEVLVRFAGFGSEEDEWINVQKNVRPRSLPCESSECVAVLPGDLILCFQEGKEQALYFDAHVLDAQRRRHDVRGCRCRFLVRYDHDQSEEIVPLRKVCRRPETDYRLHQLHAVNDAAPADQQKISLDHPTNVHGIRVISSSETVQKQQQQIANIHIVTPVLQTNVSIPKPPPQSMNVDPMKAETKADVQAGISVPPGFAPLAVPPGFAPLAAGIITTGSITSSIIPEVSTQNKAEGK